The DNA sequence CGCCGCCGAGCGGGAGCGCGTCCCAGACGGCGGCGCAGGTGACGGGGGCGCGGTCGTCGAGCAGCTTGGCCGTGCAGCGCACGCCGCGCTTGTCCAGGGAGACCTCGATGAAACGGTCGGCCATGATGACCCCTCTTGGTTGATTACCATGCTTGCCAGACTTACCGGTCCTTGCCGGTCATTGGTGACGTATCACCCGGCACGCCGAGCGTAGGGCGTCCACGGACACTTCCCCGGGGGACGCGGCGGAAGTCATTTCCCTCCTGCCCCAAACGCCCCGTACACAGCGGTAATTACCCGGACTTTCCCCGCACAACTCCGTGTACGACCCCTTCGGCACCGGAAGCATCAAGGGCCGGAAACGATCGGCATAGGTTCCCCGGCTTCGGGTAGTCGCGCGCCCATGGCTCCATCAATGGGGAACACCCAACAGAACAGGCGAAGTTCGGGAGGCGGCCTCCGTCGCCGCACGCTGCTCGCGGGGGTAGCGGCGCTCGGCGCGGCGGGTGCGATGGGCGCGACCAGTGCCTGCAGCCGGGTGTCGACCGCCGACACCGGCGACGGCGGGCATCTGCTGGAACAGCTGCGCGCCAAGGGCACCGTACGGCTGGGCCTGGCGGGCGAGCAGCCGTACGGCTACATCGGCAAGGACGGGAAGATGACCGGCTCCGCGCCGGCCATCGCCGAGCGCATCTTCCAGCGGCTGGGCGTCGAGAACGTCCAGCCGTTCGCCACGGAATTCGGCTCGCTCATCACCGGCCTCAATTCCCTCCAGTTCGATGTCGTGGCAGCCGGTATGTACATCAATCCGGGCCGCTGCGAACAGGTCATTTTCGCGGATCCCGAATACCAGATGCTCGACGCCTTCATCGTGCCGAAGGGGAATCCCAAGAATCTGCGCACCTACAAGGACATAGCCAGGACCGGCGCCCATATGGCGACGGGCGTCGGCTTCGCCGAGATCGGTTACGCCAAGGAGGCCGGGGTCAAGCGCATCACGACCCTGCCCGACCAGCTGGCCGGCCTGCTCGCGGTGGAGCAGGGCCGGGTCGACGTCTTCGTGGGCACCGCGGTCACCGTGCGCAACGTCGTGAAGGAGACCGAGACGACGAAGGCGGAGGCCACCCAGGAAGTCACGCCGTACGTGAACGGGAAGCCGATGATCGACGTCGGCGCCTTCGCCTTCCGCAGCCCCGAGACCAACCTCCGGGACGCGTTCAACCGCGAGCTGCACAAGATGAAGAAGAGCGGCGAACTCCTGGACGTCATGCGGCCTTTCGGCTTCACGAAGGACCAGATGACGACCATCACCGCCAAGGAGAGGTGCAAGCCGTGAGCGAAATCAGCTGGGGTTTGTGGGAACTCCTCCTCGAAGGCGTCTGGGTCACCGTCCAGCTGACGGCCTTCAGCGCCGCACTCGCCGCCGTG is a window from the Streptomyces sclerotialus genome containing:
- the ehuB gene encoding ectoine/hydroxyectoine ABC transporter substrate-binding protein EhuB — encoded protein: MAPSMGNTQQNRRSSGGGLRRRTLLAGVAALGAAGAMGATSACSRVSTADTGDGGHLLEQLRAKGTVRLGLAGEQPYGYIGKDGKMTGSAPAIAERIFQRLGVENVQPFATEFGSLITGLNSLQFDVVAAGMYINPGRCEQVIFADPEYQMLDAFIVPKGNPKNLRTYKDIARTGAHMATGVGFAEIGYAKEAGVKRITTLPDQLAGLLAVEQGRVDVFVGTAVTVRNVVKETETTKAEATQEVTPYVNGKPMIDVGAFAFRSPETNLRDAFNRELHKMKKSGELLDVMRPFGFTKDQMTTITAKERCKP